The Archocentrus centrarchus isolate MPI-CPG fArcCen1 chromosome 7, fArcCen1, whole genome shotgun sequence genome window below encodes:
- the klhl17 gene encoding kelch-like protein 17, with protein sequence MMEGGMQLLNRDGHSISHNSKRHYHDSFVSMNRMRQRGLLCDIVLHVSNKEIKAHKVVLASCSPYFHAMFTNEMSESRQTHVTLHDIDPQALEQLVQYAYTAEIVVGEGNVQTLLPAASLLQLNGVRDACCKFLLSQLDPSNCLGIRGFADTHSCSDLLKSAHKYVLQHFVEVSKTEEFMLLPLKQVLDLISSDNLNVPSEEEVYRAVLTWVKHDIDGRRQHVPWLMKCVRLPLLRRDFLMSNVDTELLVRHHSECKDLLIEALKYHLMPEQRGVLSNSRTRPRRCEGASPVLFAVGGGSLFAIHGDCEAYDTRTDRWHMVASMSTRRARVGVAAIGNRLYAVGGYDGTSDLATVESYDPITNSWQPEVSMGTRRSCLGVAVLHGLLYAAGGYDGASCLNSAERYDPLTSTWTSIAAMSTRRRYVRVATLDGSLYAVGGYDSSSHLATVEKYDPQSNTWTAIANMLSRRSSAGVAVLDGMLYVAGGNDGTSCLNSVERFSPKTNTWEGIAPMNIRRSTHDLVAMDGWLYAVGGNDGSSSLNSIEKYNPRSNKWVAASCMFTRRSSVGVAVLELLNFPPPSSPTLSVSSTSL encoded by the exons ATGATGGAGGGGGGCATGCAGCTGCTCAACCGTGATGGCCACAGCATCTCTCACAACTCGAAGCGCCACTACCACGACTCCTTCGTGTCCATGAACCGGATGCGACAGCGTGGCTTGCTATGCGACATCGTGCTTCACGTCTCCAACAAAGAAATCAAGGCGCACAAAGTGGTGCTGGCGTCCTGCAGTCCCTACTTCCATGCCATGTTTACCA ATGAGATGTCTGAGAGTCGTCAGACCCATGTGACCCTTCATGACATCGACCCTCAGGCTTTGGAGCAGTTGGTCCAATATGCCTACACGGCAGAGATTGTGGTGGGGGAAGGAAATGTGCAG ACGCTGCTCCCAGCAGCAAGCCTGTTGCAGCTCAATGGGGTGCGGGACGCCTGCTGTAAGTTCCTCCTCAGCCAGCTGGACCCCTCCAACTGCCTGGGTATCCGAGGCTTCGCTGACACACACTCCTGCAGCGACCTGCTCAAGTCAGCGCACAAGTATGTCCTGCAGCACTTTGTGGAGGTGTCCAAGACTGAGGAGTTCATGCTGCTGCCACTGAAGCAG GTCTTAGATTTGATCTCCAGTGACAATCTCAATGTGCCATCCGAAGAAGAAGTGTACCGAGCCGTGTTGACTTGGGTGAAACACGATATAGATGGACGCAGGCAACATGTACCTTGG TTGATGAAGTGCGTGCGCCTGCCATTGTTGAGGCGAGACTTTCTGATGAGCAACGTAGACACAGAGCTGCTAGTGCGTCATCACTCGGAGTGCAAGGACCTGCTAATCGAGGCCCTAAAGTATCACCTGATGCCCGAGCAGAGGGGTGTCCTCAGCAACAGCCGGACGCGCCCACGACGCTGTGAAGGCGCCAGCCCTGTGCTCTTCGCCGTTG GTGGTGGCAGCCTGTTTGCTATCCACGGAGACTGTGAGGCGTACGACACCAGAACAGACCGTTGGCACATGGTGGCATCCATGTCCACTCGGCGGGCACGGGTGGGCGTGGCAGCAATTGGGAACAGACTGTACGCCGTTGGAGG CTATGACGGCACCTCAGATCTTGCGACTGTGGAGTCCTATGACCCCATCACTAACTCCTGGCAGCCTGAGGTTTCCATGGGAACACGACGGAGCTGTTTAGGTGTAGCTGTCCTGCATGGCTTATTGTACGCTGCGGGAGGTTATGATGGAGCTTCCTGTCTCAATAG TGCAGAGAGGTACGACCCCCTGACCAGTACATGGACCTCAATTGCTGCCATGAGCACTCGTAGGAGATATGTTCGGGTAGCAACTCTGG ATGGCAGCTTGTATGCAGTGGGAGGTTATGACAGCTCCTCACATCTCGCAACAGTGGAGAAATATGACCCCCAG AGCAACACATGGACCGCCATTGCCAACATGCTGAGTCGACGCAGCAGCGCCGGGGTGGCCGTGCTCGACGGCATGCTCTATGTCGCAGGAGGCAACGATGGCACCAGCTGCCTGAACTCAGTGGAGCGCTTCAGTCCCAAGACCAACACCTGGGAAGGAATTGCCCCCATGAATATACGCAG GAGCACTCATGACCTGGTGGCTATGGATGGCTGGTTATATGCAGTGGGAGGCAATGATGGCAGCTCCAGTCTCAACTCCATTGAAAAGTACAACCCACGCAGCAACAAATGGGTCGCAGCTTCCTGCATGTTCACACGGCGCAGCAGTGTGGGTGTGGCTGTGCTGGAGCTTCTGAACTTCCCACCACCTTCCTCGCCCACCCTCTCGGTTTCCTCCACCAGCCTTTGA
- the noc2l gene encoding nucleolar complex protein 2 homolog gives MAAKQKRKLEDLSVDEFLLTGFESEDETPKQNGLKKKTDQNSPSPKKAQKCKGKASQHKEQLSRLQSKDPEFYKFLQENDQALLNFDDTDSSEDEDEREYHKLPSTLEEASSGEEDDDGDEEGAKTSKKSKKAADTVKVTDKMIEEWKAAMKKEPTAHLFREVTQAFKAAVATTKGEGGVQCRYKVADSSVFNALVLFCIKDIHGALQRMLNLKPEKDQKKSVLPSSSPRWQKNQIDIKMYLGGVVQLLSSLTEATVISAVLKHTNQLIPYYLCLPKQCRHLIKQLMKQWSTGEETSRVLAFLALNKICRQKQENYLNPILKQMYISYVQNCKFTSPNVLPMINFMQRTLTEMYALDTQATYQHAFIYIRQLAIHLRNAMTMKKKETYQSVYNWQYIHCLYLWCRVLSTLHPSHVLQPLIYPLCQVIIGTIKLVPTARYYPLRMHCCRALTLLSGSTNTFVPVLPFLLEIFQQIDFNKKPGRMSKKPINFAVILKLNKINLMEKAYKDGMIDQLYDLILEYFHTQASSIGFPELALPTIIQLKAFLKECKVANYSKPVRQLLEKIQENSSHITGRRQKATFGVADGTAVAAWEKQIQEEGTPLSKYYSQWRKLREKEIQLEISGKERMEDLDLPEIKRKKIEEKKAEDKKEFKDLFQSDSDSDGDDAGLKIKGKKSSRASDDEEEEEDDFEDLSDLSDDEGMEEEDLDDDDGGEEEGDKKASKAPQPLSSSALIKLAEGEDDVIEDLELSDDD, from the exons ATGGCAGCGAAACAGAAAAG GAAACTTGAAGACCTGAGTGTGGATGAGTTCCTGCtgacaggctttgagtctgaagATGAGACTCCCAAACAAAATGGACTCAAGAAAAAGACAGATCAGAACTCTCCAAGCCCTAAGAA AGCTCAAAAGTGTAAAGGTAAGGCCTCTCAGCACAAAGAGCAGCTGTCCAGGTTACAGAGCAAAGATCCCGAGTTCTACAAGTTCCTGCAGGAAAACGACCAGGCGCTTTTAAATTTTGATGACACAGACAGCTCTGAAGATGAAGACGAGCGGGAGTACCACAAACTACCATCTACACTGGAG gagGCCAGCTCTggtgaagaagatgatgatggtgatgaagaGGGTgcaaaaacatcaaagaaatcCAAGAAGGCAGCGGATACTGTCAAAGTCACAGACAAAATGATAGAAGAGTGGAAAGCGGCCATGAAGAAAGAACCCACGGCTCATCTCTTCAGAGAAGTCACCCAGGCCTTCAAGGCCGCTGTCGCCACAACGAAGGGTGAAGGGGGCGTTCAGTGTCGATACAAAGTGGCTGACAGCTCAG TCTTCAATGCTTTGGTCCTGTTCTGTATCAAAGATATCCACGGAGCTCTGCAGAGGATGCTTAACCTGAAGCCAgagaaagaccaaaaaaa GTCAGTGCTTCCTTCATCCAGCCCGAGATGGCAAAAGAATCAGATTGACATAAAGATGTATCTCGGTGGAGTGGTTCAG CTGTTATCCAGCCTAACGGAGGCTACAGTCATCAGCGCGGTCCTGAAGCACACCAACCAGCTCATACCGTACTACCTGTGTCTACCCAAACAGTGTCGCCACCTGATTAAG CAACTAATGAAGCAGTGGAGCACAGGGGAGGAGACGAGTCGGGTCCTCGCCTTCCTGGCCCTCAATAAAATCTGCCGGCAGAAGCAGGAAAATTATCTCAACCCTATTCTTAAG CAAATGTACATTTCTTATGTACAAAACTGCAAGTTCACGTCTCCCAACGTGCTGCCCATGATCAACTTCATGCAGAGAACTCTAACAGAGATGTACGCGCTGGACACACAGGCCACTTATCAGCACGCCTTCATCTATATCCGACAGCTGGCCATTCACCTCAGAAACGCCATGACCATGAAGAAGAAg gAAACGTATCAGTCAGTTTATAACTGGCAGTATATTCACTGTCTGTACCTGTGGTGTCGGGTCCTCAGCACACTGCACCCCAGTCATGTACTGCAACCTCTGATCTATCCACTCTGCCAAGTCATTATTGGCACCATCAA ACTGGTTCCCACAGCAAGATATTATCCTCTGAGGATGCACTGTTGCAGAGCACTCACCCTGCTGTCTGGCAGCACCAACACGTTTGTGCCCGTTCTGCCTTTCCTTCTGGAG ATCTTCCAGCAAATTGATTTCAACAAGAAACCCGGACGAATGAGTAAGAAACCCATCAACTTTGCAGTCATCCTGAAGCTTAACAAGATCAACCTGATGGAGAAGGCCTACAAG GACGGGATGATTGACCAGCTGTACGACCTGATACTAGAGTACTTCCACACTCAGGCCAGCTCCATCGGGTTCCCTGAGCTCGCCCTGCCCACCATTATTCAG ctgaaagcaTTCCTGAAGGAATGCAAAGTGGCCAATTACTCCAAGCCGGTGCGCCAGCTGTTGGAGAAGATACAGGAGAACAGCAGCCACATCACAGGACGGAGACAGAAGGCCACATTTGGAGTGGCCGATGGCACCGCTGTG GCGGCTTGGGAGAAGCAGATCCAGGAGGAGGGGACCCCCCTGAGCAAATATTACAGCCAGTGGAGGAAGCTGAGAGAGAAGGAGATCCAGCTGGAGATTTCTGGCAAGGAAAGG ATGGAGGATCTGGACCTCCCTGAGATCAAACGGAAGAAGATTGAAGAGAAGAAGGCTGAGGACAAAAAGGAGTTCAAGGATCTGTTCCAGTCTGACAGCGACTCAGATGGAGATGATGCAGGACTCAAAATCAAAG GTAAGAAGAGCAGCCGTGCGTCAgatgacgaggaggaggaggaggatgatttTGAAGATCTGTCTGACCTCAGTGATGATGAGGGAATGGAGGAAGAAGACTTAG